The Amycolatopsis sp. DG1A-15b genome window below encodes:
- a CDS encoding BTAD domain-containing putative transcriptional regulator, whose product MRFGVLGAVAAWGPDGTQVTVGGPRSRTLLALLALEAGRFVPADRLIDGMYGEHPPDGAANALQSQVSRLRTALKDLAPVEFTAAGYRLAVAPDEVDVHCFERLTRAGRALLKNGEHGRAAEVLGEALALWRGPAFTDLADAPFAAAQATRLEELRADAADDHVEARLALGQAEDVLAGLRKAVAGQPLRERPRAQLVRALAAAGRPADALAAFEDARRTLADELGADPGPELAEAHLAVLRGETEKPVLPALPAQLTTFVGRDAELRQVAQLLERSRLVTLTGPGGTGKTRLAVEVAAAQAGPVAFVELAPHGGADVAGAVLAALGLRESSRGGPQDPVERLVPALRDRPVLLVLDNCEHVVEVAARLAARLLAACPGLRVLATSREPLGITGEQLAPVPRLAVPPPGTAAAQASEFAAVRLFAERAAASDPAFALDESTIGDVQHVCAALDGLPLALELAAARVRTLSLGEIAARLDDRFRLLARGSRTAEARHRSLRGVVEWSWDLLTGEERELARRLTVFPGGATAAAAAEVCGADVDLLPELADKSLVEAVGGRFRMLETIRAFGGEKLAEAGEAETFHRAHAEYFLRFAAEADPMLRTAEQLEWLARIDAEYDNILAALRWSTGNDVVLALRLVPLLAMYWWMRGRRFEGAGLSLAVVSRCSPELREEYVEEFLVCVLGALAGQPHESLEQYLPLVRRYAADEDWAPRNPMLVMLLGVVVGPPGDDAELLGRGKSLLAAGDAWGWALLPMGMGLRSMMSGDLVGAEEGLREGAAQFRALGERWGLSMALDHLSQLLTWRGEYAAALPLMDEALGLMHEIGATDDVADLICRRAWTHLLSGDHARAHADYELAAATARRSGMPESRAAAYVGSATLARLSGDLAAARELCERALAECAGGSFAAESVRATALVSLGWLALAEGNRSAAASLHRSALLLGRQWNAGDVVAFALEGLAGAARPPEAAVLLGAAAAVRGTAISGDPDVTAVRGRLVASLGVDEFERAYRTGLGMSAQKVLEHSIEGEVSTSSDT is encoded by the coding sequence ATGCGATTCGGGGTGCTGGGGGCCGTCGCCGCGTGGGGCCCGGACGGCACGCAGGTGACGGTGGGCGGCCCGCGGTCGCGGACGCTGCTGGCGCTGCTCGCGCTGGAGGCCGGGCGGTTCGTCCCGGCCGACCGGCTGATCGACGGCATGTACGGCGAACACCCGCCGGACGGCGCCGCGAACGCCCTCCAGTCGCAGGTGTCGCGGCTGCGGACGGCGCTGAAGGACCTCGCGCCGGTCGAGTTCACCGCGGCCGGGTACCGGCTGGCCGTCGCACCGGACGAAGTGGACGTTCACTGCTTCGAGCGGCTCACCCGTGCCGGCCGCGCGCTGCTGAAGAACGGCGAGCACGGGCGGGCCGCGGAGGTGCTGGGCGAGGCACTGGCGTTGTGGCGCGGGCCCGCGTTCACCGACCTCGCGGACGCGCCCTTCGCCGCCGCGCAGGCCACCCGGCTCGAGGAGCTGCGCGCGGACGCCGCGGACGACCACGTCGAGGCCCGGCTGGCGCTCGGACAGGCCGAAGACGTCCTCGCCGGCCTGAGGAAGGCCGTCGCCGGGCAGCCGCTGCGGGAACGGCCGCGGGCGCAGCTCGTCCGGGCGCTGGCCGCCGCCGGACGCCCGGCCGACGCGCTCGCCGCGTTCGAAGACGCCCGCCGCACGCTGGCCGACGAACTGGGCGCCGACCCCGGCCCCGAGCTCGCCGAAGCCCACCTCGCGGTGCTCCGCGGCGAAACCGAGAAGCCGGTGCTCCCGGCGTTGCCCGCCCAGCTGACCACCTTCGTCGGCCGCGACGCCGAGCTGCGGCAGGTCGCGCAGCTGCTGGAACGCAGCCGGCTCGTGACGCTGACAGGCCCGGGTGGCACCGGCAAGACCCGGCTGGCGGTCGAGGTCGCCGCGGCCCAGGCCGGTCCGGTGGCGTTCGTCGAGCTCGCCCCGCACGGCGGCGCCGACGTCGCCGGCGCGGTGCTGGCCGCGCTCGGCCTGCGCGAAAGCTCGCGCGGCGGCCCGCAGGACCCGGTCGAGCGGCTGGTCCCGGCGCTGCGCGACCGCCCGGTGCTGCTGGTGCTGGACAACTGCGAGCACGTCGTCGAGGTGGCGGCCCGGCTGGCCGCACGGCTGCTCGCCGCGTGCCCGGGGCTGCGGGTGCTGGCCACCAGCCGCGAGCCCCTCGGCATCACCGGCGAGCAGCTGGCGCCGGTGCCGCGGCTGGCCGTCCCGCCGCCCGGGACGGCGGCCGCGCAGGCCTCGGAGTTCGCGGCCGTCCGGCTGTTCGCCGAGCGCGCGGCCGCGAGCGATCCCGCGTTCGCGCTCGACGAGTCGACGATCGGCGACGTCCAGCACGTCTGCGCGGCCCTCGACGGCCTGCCGCTGGCCTTGGAGCTGGCGGCGGCCCGCGTCCGGACCCTGTCCCTCGGCGAGATCGCCGCCCGGCTCGACGACCGCTTCCGGCTCCTCGCCCGTGGCAGCCGGACAGCCGAAGCCCGGCACCGCTCGCTGCGCGGAGTCGTCGAGTGGAGCTGGGACCTGCTGACCGGCGAGGAGCGGGAACTCGCGCGCCGCCTGACGGTGTTCCCCGGCGGCGCGACCGCCGCGGCAGCCGCCGAGGTGTGCGGCGCGGACGTCGACCTGCTGCCGGAGCTGGCCGACAAGTCACTGGTGGAAGCCGTCGGTGGCCGGTTCCGGATGCTGGAGACGATCCGCGCGTTCGGCGGCGAGAAGCTCGCGGAGGCGGGCGAGGCGGAGACGTTCCACCGCGCGCACGCCGAGTACTTCCTGCGGTTCGCCGCGGAGGCGGACCCGATGCTGCGGACCGCGGAGCAGCTGGAGTGGCTGGCGCGGATCGACGCCGAGTACGACAACATCCTGGCCGCACTCCGCTGGTCGACCGGGAACGACGTCGTGCTGGCGCTGCGGCTGGTACCGCTGCTGGCGATGTACTGGTGGATGCGCGGGCGGCGGTTCGAGGGCGCCGGGCTGTCGCTGGCCGTGGTTTCGCGGTGCTCGCCGGAGCTGCGCGAGGAGTACGTCGAGGAGTTCCTGGTGTGCGTGCTCGGCGCACTGGCGGGGCAGCCGCACGAGTCGCTGGAGCAGTACCTGCCGCTGGTCCGCCGGTACGCGGCGGACGAGGACTGGGCGCCCCGCAACCCGATGCTGGTGATGCTGCTGGGGGTGGTCGTCGGGCCGCCGGGCGACGACGCCGAGCTGCTCGGCCGGGGCAAGAGCCTGCTGGCCGCGGGGGACGCGTGGGGCTGGGCGCTGCTGCCGATGGGCATGGGCCTGCGGTCGATGATGTCGGGTGACCTGGTGGGCGCGGAGGAAGGCCTGCGCGAGGGCGCGGCGCAGTTCCGCGCGCTGGGCGAGCGGTGGGGCCTGTCGATGGCGCTCGATCACCTGTCCCAGCTGCTGACCTGGCGCGGCGAGTACGCGGCCGCGTTGCCGCTGATGGACGAGGCGCTGGGACTGATGCACGAGATCGGCGCGACGGACGACGTGGCGGACCTGATCTGCCGCCGGGCGTGGACGCACCTGCTGTCGGGAGACCACGCCCGCGCCCACGCGGACTACGAACTGGCGGCGGCAACGGCCCGCCGTTCGGGCATGCCGGAATCCCGCGCGGCGGCGTACGTCGGTTCGGCGACCCTGGCCCGCCTGTCGGGCGACCTGGCCGCGGCCCGGGAGCTGTGCGAGCGCGCGCTGGCGGAGTGCGCGGGAGGCTCGTTCGCGGCGGAGTCGGTGCGGGCGACGGCCCTGGTTTCGCTGGGCTGGCTGGCCTTGGCGGAGGGCAACCGGTCCGCGGCCGCCTCGTTGCACCGCTCGGCGCTGCTGCTCGGCCGACAGTGGAACGCGGGCGACGTGGTGGCGTTCGCGCTGGAGGGTCTCGCGGGAGCGGCCCGCCCACCGGAGGCGGCGGTGCTGCTGGGCGCGGCGGCGGCGGTCCGGGGCACGGCGATCAGCGGCGACCCGGACGTGACGGCGGTCCGCGGGCGGCTGGTGGCGTCACTGGGGGTGGACGAGTTCGAGCGGGCGTACCGGACCGGGCTGGGGATGAGTGCGCAGAAGGTCTTGGAGCACTCGATCGAGGGAGAGGTGTCCACGAGTTCGGACACGTAA
- a CDS encoding DegT/DnrJ/EryC1/StrS family aminotransferase, whose translation MSSDSIALGQPTVGEEELAAVAEVFRSGWLAGAGPACRRFEERFAQVTGTAHALTTANCGSALFLGLKVLGVRPGDEVIVGDYTFPATGHAVVQAGAKPVFADIRPDVFSADPAHVEALVTPKTVGILAVDVAGQPGDFDEYRAIADKHGLWLFEDAACAAGATYKTRPAGSLADLAAFSFHGRKGITAGEGGALVSDREDLIARARKLHTYGIEPAISREGSDTLPIPEFHELGYNFRLSDVQAAIMNVQLDRLPDLLAARRSVAKRYHEAFADVGALTVPVELPDREHPWQAYLLTVAPEVSRDTLALRIRSQGVQCNFGTYASHLQPIYGPQAPLPVSADAFARQLAIPMHANLTDAEVTRVAEVVREAVQSLS comes from the coding sequence ATGTCGTCAGACAGCATCGCCCTCGGTCAGCCGACCGTCGGTGAAGAGGAGCTAGCCGCCGTCGCCGAAGTCTTCCGGTCAGGTTGGCTGGCCGGTGCCGGACCGGCGTGCCGTCGCTTCGAGGAGCGCTTCGCCCAGGTCACCGGTACGGCGCACGCCTTGACGACCGCGAACTGCGGTTCGGCGCTCTTCCTCGGCCTCAAGGTCCTCGGCGTCCGGCCGGGCGACGAGGTGATCGTCGGCGACTACACCTTCCCGGCGACCGGTCACGCCGTCGTCCAGGCGGGCGCGAAGCCGGTCTTCGCCGACATCCGCCCGGACGTCTTCAGCGCGGACCCGGCGCACGTCGAAGCCCTGGTCACCCCGAAGACGGTGGGGATCCTCGCGGTCGACGTCGCCGGCCAGCCCGGTGACTTCGACGAATACCGCGCGATCGCCGACAAGCACGGCCTCTGGCTCTTCGAGGACGCCGCCTGCGCCGCGGGGGCGACGTACAAGACGCGCCCGGCCGGCAGCCTCGCCGACCTCGCCGCGTTCTCCTTCCACGGCCGCAAGGGCATCACCGCGGGCGAAGGCGGCGCACTGGTCTCCGACCGCGAAGACCTCATCGCCCGCGCCCGCAAGCTGCACACCTACGGCATCGAGCCGGCGATCAGCCGCGAAGGCTCGGACACGCTGCCCATCCCGGAGTTCCACGAGCTCGGCTACAACTTCCGCCTCTCGGACGTCCAGGCCGCGATCATGAACGTCCAGCTCGACCGCCTCCCGGACCTGCTGGCCGCCCGCCGCTCGGTCGCCAAGCGCTACCACGAGGCGTTCGCGGACGTCGGCGCGCTCACCGTGCCGGTGGAACTGCCCGACCGCGAGCACCCGTGGCAGGCCTACCTGCTCACGGTCGCGCCCGAGGTCAGCCGCGACACCCTGGCGCTGCGGATCCGCTCCCAGGGCGTCCAGTGCAACTTCGGCACCTACGCCTCGCACCTGCAGCCGATCTACGGGCCTCAGGCCCCGCTGCCCGTCTCGGCCGACGCGTTCGCGCGTCAGCTCGCCATCCCGATGCACGCCAACCTGACCGACGCCGAAGTCACCCGCGTCGCCGAGGTCGTGCGCGAAGCCGTGCAGTCCCTGTCCTGA
- a CDS encoding NAD-dependent epimerase/dehydratase family protein produces MSDKKVFFTGGGGFIAAHVIPLLIEGGYTVRIFDNMTRGDRDRVNEFVATGQVELVEKDVRYGGAVREAMRGCTHVIHFATVSINKSIADPHESIDINMIGNHNVFAAAADEGVERLVFASTASVYGDPKRLPMHEDDELRPLTPYCISKRAGEDLLGFYERQKGLSWNALRFFNVYGPGQKIEAYYTSVINHFIQRLRSGRPPIIDGRGDQSMDFVHVTDLARAVVAALESEKANVPINIGTGIDTSIAALAKILIEAVGVDVEPLFNERDVLVSRRAADISRAREVLGWEPRITVEDGMRELVRETE; encoded by the coding sequence GTGTCCGACAAGAAGGTGTTCTTCACCGGGGGTGGCGGGTTCATCGCCGCGCACGTGATCCCGCTGCTGATCGAGGGCGGCTACACGGTCCGGATCTTCGACAACATGACCCGCGGCGACCGCGACCGCGTCAACGAGTTCGTCGCCACCGGCCAGGTCGAGCTGGTCGAGAAGGACGTCCGCTACGGTGGCGCGGTGCGCGAGGCGATGCGCGGCTGCACGCACGTCATCCACTTCGCGACGGTGTCGATCAACAAGTCGATCGCCGACCCGCACGAGTCGATCGACATCAACATGATCGGCAACCACAACGTGTTCGCCGCGGCCGCCGACGAGGGTGTCGAGCGGCTGGTGTTCGCCTCGACCGCGTCGGTCTACGGCGACCCGAAGCGGCTGCCGATGCACGAGGACGACGAGCTGCGCCCCCTCACGCCGTACTGCATCTCCAAGCGCGCGGGTGAGGACCTGCTGGGCTTCTACGAGCGCCAGAAGGGCCTGTCCTGGAACGCGCTGCGGTTCTTCAACGTGTACGGCCCCGGCCAGAAGATCGAGGCCTACTACACGTCGGTGATCAACCACTTCATCCAGCGCCTGCGCAGCGGCCGGCCGCCGATCATCGACGGCCGCGGCGACCAGTCGATGGACTTCGTCCACGTCACCGACCTCGCGCGGGCCGTCGTGGCGGCGCTGGAGTCGGAGAAGGCGAACGTGCCGATCAACATCGGCACCGGCATCGACACGTCGATCGCGGCGCTGGCCAAGATCCTCATCGAAGCCGTCGGTGTCGACGTCGAGCCGCTGTTCAACGAGCGTGACGTGCTGGTCTCGCGGCGTGCGGCCGACATCAGCCGGGCGCGTGAAGTGCTGGGCTGGGAGCCGCGGATCACCGTCGAGGACGGCATGCGGGAACTGGTCAGGGAAACGGAGTGA
- a CDS encoding glycosyltransferase family 4 protein encodes MRIAVVNNFFPPRVGGSAHMAASLAAQFAAAGHEVLAITAAYGEAPAEEERDGYRVVRLPAVKMPQIGLSIDFDMSFASLLPGNWRRLWKLLDEFKPDAIHLHGQFFDLSWLAGIYARRHGVPTLLTIHTLLISDNKLYGGVFRLLDAVLVRPILAYLKPRYVILDKLGVDYCVDRYGTSDANSEYFPIAVDTGHFAKPVTKDVRAEHGIGDAPLIVSLGHVIPLRNRLPLIEALPSILDKHPGVRVVVVGRVYHDAFLKRAAELGVSDALVVTGAVPKEDVPAYFAAADIVTHDLNGGCGTASLEAMLSGTATIASVTEDNYPGIELRNGENVLLVRPDDAEAVARTVIELLDDPGRRALIAQRESELVRSNFGLDVVAEEHLRTFEKLVSEADVLR; translated from the coding sequence ATGCGCATCGCGGTGGTGAACAACTTCTTCCCGCCCCGCGTCGGTGGCAGCGCGCACATGGCGGCGTCGCTCGCGGCCCAGTTCGCCGCGGCCGGGCACGAGGTCTTGGCGATCACGGCCGCGTACGGCGAGGCCCCGGCCGAGGAGGAGCGCGACGGCTACCGCGTCGTGCGGCTCCCGGCGGTGAAGATGCCGCAGATCGGGCTGTCGATCGACTTCGACATGAGCTTCGCGTCGCTGCTGCCGGGCAACTGGCGGCGGCTGTGGAAGCTGCTGGACGAGTTCAAGCCGGACGCGATCCACCTGCACGGCCAGTTCTTCGACCTGTCGTGGCTGGCGGGGATCTACGCGCGGCGGCACGGCGTCCCCACGCTGCTGACCATCCACACCCTGTTGATCAGCGACAACAAGCTGTACGGCGGCGTGTTCCGGCTGCTCGACGCGGTGCTCGTGCGGCCGATCCTGGCGTACCTCAAGCCGCGGTACGTCATCCTCGACAAGCTGGGCGTCGACTATTGCGTCGACCGCTACGGCACCAGCGACGCGAACTCGGAGTACTTCCCGATCGCCGTGGACACCGGCCACTTCGCGAAGCCGGTGACGAAGGACGTCCGCGCGGAGCACGGGATCGGCGACGCGCCGCTGATCGTGTCCCTCGGTCACGTCATCCCGCTGCGCAACCGGCTGCCGCTGATCGAGGCGCTTCCGTCCATTTTGGACAAGCACCCCGGCGTGCGGGTGGTCGTCGTCGGCCGGGTCTACCACGACGCGTTCCTGAAGCGGGCCGCGGAGCTGGGGGTTTCGGACGCGCTGGTCGTCACGGGCGCGGTGCCGAAGGAAGACGTCCCGGCGTACTTCGCGGCCGCGGACATCGTCACGCACGACCTCAACGGCGGCTGCGGCACGGCGTCCCTGGAGGCGATGCTGTCCGGCACGGCGACGATCGCGTCGGTCACCGAGGACAACTACCCGGGCATCGAGCTGCGCAACGGCGAGAACGTGCTGCTCGTGCGCCCGGACGACGCCGAAGCCGTGGCGCGCACGGTGATCGAGCTGCTCGACGACCCGGGTCGCCGGGCCCTGATCGCGCAGCGCGAGAGCGAGCTGGTGCGGTCGAACTTCGGCCTCGACGTCGTCGCGGAAGAGCACTTGAGGACCTTCGAGAAGCTGGTGTCGGAAGCCGATGTTCTTCGATGA
- a CDS encoding acyltransferase, which translates to MFFDDERSHRLRPQILTELVSQYMNDAERAQFYGLPSTCRVRERVKIISPENLKMGDHCWIGEGAALDASGGLEIGEHTSIGLNTLIFTHSSWLANMTLQNHSGSDLIERKPVKIGKGCFIGGLVVIMAGVTIGDFATVQPNSVVAKDVPPRTLVAGNPARVFQRYDEEYIQSEVDRVRAENARRRAIAESQGQNTPGWGAPSGDYSAE; encoded by the coding sequence ATGTTCTTCGATGACGAGCGCAGCCACCGGCTGCGCCCGCAGATCCTGACCGAGCTCGTCTCGCAGTACATGAACGACGCCGAGCGCGCGCAGTTCTACGGGCTGCCCTCGACGTGCCGGGTGCGTGAGCGCGTGAAGATCATCAGCCCCGAGAACCTGAAGATGGGCGACCACTGCTGGATCGGCGAGGGCGCGGCGCTCGACGCGAGCGGCGGCCTGGAGATCGGCGAGCACACCAGCATCGGGCTGAACACGCTGATCTTCACGCACTCGAGCTGGCTGGCGAACATGACGCTGCAGAACCATTCGGGCAGCGACCTGATCGAGCGCAAGCCGGTGAAGATCGGCAAGGGCTGCTTCATCGGCGGCCTGGTGGTGATCATGGCGGGCGTGACGATCGGCGACTTCGCGACGGTCCAGCCGAACTCGGTGGTGGCCAAGGACGTCCCGCCGCGGACGCTGGTGGCGGGCAACCCGGCGCGGGTGTTCCAGCGCTACGACGAGGAGTACATCCAGTCCGAAGTGGACCGGGTGCGCGCGGAGAACGCGCGTCGCCGGGCGATCGCGGAGTCACAGGGGCAGAACACTCCGGGCTGGGGAGCCCCATCGGGCGACTACTCAGCGGAGTAG
- a CDS encoding Uma2 family endonuclease, with protein MSVMEWPHDLLSLDDWINLPETPEYQVEVVEGVLVVAPRPMPFHQRVAARLVFLMDELLEDDYSALLEVEMVVAATPLTVRVPDVLVAPSSVVDANPPRFDAGDVRLVVEVLSEGTRRTDQVTKFSEYAEAGIEHYWIVDLDSPLSMITYRLIEGEYENFGEFSGVAELEFAGTPLTIDLNALTTRRAQRP; from the coding sequence ATGAGCGTCATGGAATGGCCTCACGATCTTCTGTCCCTCGACGACTGGATCAACCTGCCGGAGACGCCGGAGTACCAGGTCGAAGTGGTCGAAGGGGTTCTCGTCGTGGCGCCGCGTCCGATGCCGTTCCACCAGCGCGTTGCCGCCCGGTTGGTTTTTCTGATGGATGAGCTGCTGGAGGACGACTACTCCGCGCTGCTCGAGGTCGAGATGGTCGTTGCCGCAACGCCGCTCACGGTTCGCGTGCCGGACGTGCTCGTCGCCCCCAGTTCCGTGGTGGATGCCAATCCGCCCCGGTTCGATGCCGGCGACGTCCGGCTGGTGGTCGAGGTGCTGTCCGAGGGCACCCGGCGCACCGACCAGGTCACCAAGTTCTCCGAGTACGCCGAGGCCGGCATCGAGCACTACTGGATCGTCGACCTCGACTCGCCGCTCAGCATGATCACCTACCGGCTGATCGAGGGGGAGTACGAGAATTTCGGTGAGTTCTCCGGGGTCGCCGAGCTCGAGTTCGCCGGAACCCCGCTCACCATCGACCTGAACGCCCTCACCACCCGGCGCGCCCAGCGGCCCTGA
- a CDS encoding SigE family RNA polymerase sigma factor, producing MARGDEEFAEFVRASSARLTHAAFLLTGDRHQAEDAAQTAFTRTYAAWSRVRHKDAYGYARTVLVNHVIDGWRRPIREYATEAMPERPDRLDVDKAVTQRAWLTAVLKTLTARERAVVVLRHFFDLPEAEVAHELGVSLGTVKSTNSRALAKLRVAADPEDTLIGRSGR from the coding sequence ATGGCGCGTGGCGACGAGGAGTTCGCGGAGTTCGTCCGCGCGTCGTCGGCCCGGCTCACGCACGCCGCGTTCCTGCTCACCGGCGACCGCCACCAGGCGGAAGACGCTGCTCAGACCGCCTTCACGCGCACCTACGCTGCCTGGTCGCGCGTCCGGCACAAGGACGCCTACGGCTACGCCCGGACCGTCCTGGTGAACCACGTCATCGACGGCTGGCGGCGCCCGATCCGCGAGTACGCCACCGAGGCCATGCCCGAGCGGCCGGACCGCCTCGACGTCGACAAGGCCGTCACCCAGCGCGCGTGGCTCACCGCGGTGCTCAAGACGCTCACCGCCCGTGAACGCGCTGTCGTCGTGCTCCGGCACTTCTTCGACCTGCCGGAAGCCGAAGTGGCCCATGAGCTCGGCGTTTCACTGGGTACCGTGAAGAGCACGAACTCGCGGGCGCTGGCCAAGCTGCGGGTCGCGGCGGACCCGGAGGACACGCTGATCGGGAGGAGCGGGCGGTGA
- a CDS encoding M20/M25/M40 family metallo-hydrolase → MVAAVPAGATELGDRGPGVPVRPQRPDAELRALLRQVDERRIEATVRRLAAFGTRHTLSAQDDPARGIGAARDWLFAQFQQVAAASGGRLSVELQSYVQPPADRIPVPTKITNVVATLRGATDPGRVYVVSGHYDSRRTDVMDFTGDAPGADDDASGVAVSLELARVLSTRQPAATIVFAAVAGEEQGLYGSRFMAQQFKAAGTDVQAMFTDDIVGSSRADDGTRDPLTIRLFAEGVPTAETPAEANLRRSIGGENDSPPRQLARFVKSVAENDATGMTVRVIYRRDRYLRGGDHIGFLEQGYPAARFTEPNEDFAHQHQDVRVENGVQYGDLPEFCDFPFVARVARVNGAALWSLATAPGTPKGVKIRTAALTNDSELLWTATPGASSYEVVWRETTAPDWTHAIDVGPALTAKIDLSKDNVFFGVRAVGRGGRRSPAAFPAPVS, encoded by the coding sequence ATGGTGGCCGCCGTTCCCGCCGGGGCCACCGAACTCGGCGACCGCGGGCCCGGTGTCCCGGTCCGCCCGCAGCGTCCGGACGCGGAGCTGCGCGCTCTGCTCCGCCAGGTCGACGAACGGCGGATCGAAGCGACCGTGCGGCGGCTGGCCGCGTTCGGCACCCGGCACACGCTGTCCGCTCAAGACGACCCAGCGCGCGGCATCGGCGCCGCGCGTGATTGGCTCTTCGCTCAGTTCCAGCAGGTCGCGGCGGCTTCCGGGGGACGGCTGAGCGTCGAGCTGCAGTCGTACGTCCAGCCGCCGGCCGACCGGATCCCGGTGCCGACGAAGATCACCAACGTCGTCGCGACGCTGCGCGGGGCCACCGATCCCGGCCGCGTGTACGTCGTTTCGGGGCACTACGACTCGCGCCGCACCGACGTCATGGACTTCACCGGGGACGCGCCGGGTGCGGACGACGACGCTTCGGGTGTCGCGGTCTCGCTCGAGCTGGCCCGGGTGCTCTCGACCCGGCAGCCGGCCGCGACGATCGTCTTCGCCGCCGTCGCCGGCGAGGAACAGGGCCTGTACGGCTCGCGGTTCATGGCCCAGCAGTTCAAGGCGGCCGGCACCGACGTCCAGGCGATGTTCACCGACGACATCGTCGGCTCGAGCCGCGCCGACGACGGCACGCGCGACCCGCTCACGATCCGCCTCTTCGCGGAGGGCGTCCCGACGGCGGAAACGCCGGCCGAGGCGAACCTGCGCCGCAGCATCGGCGGCGAGAACGACTCCCCGCCGCGGCAGCTGGCCCGGTTCGTGAAGTCGGTGGCGGAGAACGACGCGACCGGCATGACCGTCCGGGTGATCTACCGGCGCGACCGCTACCTGCGCGGCGGTGACCACATCGGCTTCCTGGAGCAGGGCTACCCGGCGGCGCGGTTCACCGAGCCGAACGAGGACTTCGCCCACCAGCACCAGGACGTCCGCGTCGAGAACGGCGTCCAGTACGGCGACCTGCCGGAGTTCTGCGACTTCCCGTTCGTCGCGCGGGTCGCCCGGGTGAACGGCGCCGCGCTGTGGTCGCTCGCCACCGCACCGGGCACGCCGAAGGGCGTGAAGATCCGCACGGCGGCGCTGACGAACGACTCGGAGCTGCTGTGGACGGCGACGCCGGGCGCGTCGAGCTACGAGGTCGTCTGGCGGGAAACGACGGCTCCGGACTGGACGCACGCCATCGACGTCGGCCCGGCACTGACGGCGAAGATCGACCTGTCGAAGGACAACGTCTTCTTCGGCGTCCGCGCGGTGGGCCGCGGTGGCCGGCGGAGCCCGGCCGCGTTCCCGGCGCCGGTGAGCTAG
- a CDS encoding Gfo/Idh/MocA family oxidoreductase — translation MTHRIALVGTGNMGSLHARVLAGNERVDLVRVIDPREDAGKAVAERYETQWTPEIGSLSDVDAVVLASATEAHYGLAQEILGQGKPMLVEKPVCNSFELSQEIVALSAKKDVPLMCGLLERYNPAVMTARALVQEPIHLMARRHGPYAPRIKTGVAWDLLVHDVDLAIQFFGGATPSRVTSGAGYFHPQSVEGAEDTIETVLSFPTGLATVSASRLGQRKVRSLMVSELDRLIEIDLLRRDVTIYRHISHDSVTPDGLGYRQQTVIEIPELVTAREPLATQLDRFCDLLEGKIDADTERDLILPSHHVVEQVLTQAAA, via the coding sequence ATGACGCATCGGATCGCTCTGGTCGGTACCGGGAACATGGGTTCCCTCCACGCCCGCGTGCTCGCCGGCAACGAGCGCGTCGACCTGGTCCGCGTGATCGATCCGCGTGAAGATGCGGGCAAGGCCGTCGCCGAGCGGTACGAAACCCAGTGGACGCCGGAGATCGGCTCACTGTCCGATGTGGACGCTGTGGTACTGGCCTCGGCCACCGAGGCGCACTACGGCCTGGCGCAGGAGATCCTCGGCCAGGGCAAGCCGATGCTGGTGGAAAAGCCGGTGTGCAACAGCTTCGAGCTGTCGCAGGAGATCGTCGCGCTGTCGGCGAAGAAGGACGTCCCGCTGATGTGCGGGCTCTTGGAGCGCTACAACCCGGCGGTGATGACCGCGCGGGCGCTGGTGCAGGAGCCGATCCACCTGATGGCCCGCCGCCACGGCCCGTACGCGCCGCGCATCAAGACCGGCGTCGCGTGGGACCTGCTGGTGCACGACGTCGACCTGGCGATCCAGTTCTTCGGTGGCGCGACGCCGTCGCGCGTGACGTCCGGCGCGGGCTACTTCCACCCGCAGTCGGTCGAGGGCGCCGAGGACACCATCGAGACGGTGCTGTCGTTCCCGACCGGCCTGGCCACGGTGTCGGCCTCGCGGCTGGGGCAGCGGAAGGTCCGGTCGCTGATGGTGTCGGAGCTCGACCGGCTGATCGAGATCGACCTGCTGCGCCGCGACGTCACGATCTACCGGCACATCTCGCACGACTCCGTCACCCCGGACGGCCTCGGCTACCGGCAGCAGACCGTCATCGAGATCCCGGAGCTCGTCACGGCCCGGGAGCCCCTCGCCACCCAGCTGGATCGCTTCTGCGACCTCCTCGAAGGCAAGATCGACGCCGACACCGAGCGTGACCTGATCCTGCCGTCGCACCACGTCGTCGAGCAGGTCCTGACACAGGCCGCCGCCTAG